One window from the genome of Montipora foliosa isolate CH-2021 chromosome 5, ASM3666993v2, whole genome shotgun sequence encodes:
- the LOC138003525 gene encoding uncharacterized protein, which yields MNVWIESISRTHFMVCLRESRTFDGPHSNLIVNWMAYEHYPTVWKVKESSKILFSNYEIPLAQNNYALCKVINFTGPFYEPPIVLTTAVKDIKNNSNPLCAVKGPLNSWVEEINRAYVRVCIKDYAGIDGQRDNLEVHYVVIGDYDPCKNSSCKYESKPVALSSQRCDCVCESSCPSYQEEMCASNGRTFRNLCLLQKEICETKGNYTHYHPGSCAGFPLQKGRHQFTNHPSWAEDQCETIQFKPFVFYPHQKIFIQLTINHVNYSDPTYVHEATTPWIESVNSTQFTACVTRTGRNDYPSDSFATVDWVAYQGAPPGGIAGEKKFSRWWTGTSCQTVTLPSGKFSSQPTVFVTAEHYRSSLKHDAGSVWLEDVSARSFKICIRELQNFAGVHDDISVNWLAFETIHRPLFSEHNNVSFPNGILPSKSNNFAFCQDVNFTRTYNNYPTVIVTAKHSSGGGNTSPDCNGIVSWIEFISNARFRICVKDLFVQRFDPLTVSYAVLADICPDNWIYFKGYCYQKVSSCDSWSNSQSRCAALGANLPSVHSQEENVFLQNLHNGENGWLGLSDINREGTFVWSDGTRFDFHYWATNQPNNFRNEDCVHTLGTLPAHRFKWNDVNCSSCHEYSCKKDYDECQGFSHDCPEYATCNNTEGSFNCSRLKPCDSSPCINGGNCTNEAAGNFTCHWTGETCQEMIAKGIEKSVMIGSNATYLVQLRKWLKPVSQGNSFWKLCWCASRDGWASSTFHILCDGKGATVTIIKVNQYIFGGYASISWGSSCSYRYDATAFLFSLRNKPGWAPTKLPQTGLYSSRRTYSIYDCNGHGPTFGGGHDIYISNLASSGTSSYSNLGHDYGPPAGHAYRSTFARTFLAGTYHFRPTEVEVFYLTS from the exons ATGAACGTTTGGATTGAAAGTATTTCCAGGACGCACTTCATGGTCTGCTTAAGAGAGTCAAGAACATTTGATGGGCCTCATAGCAATCTGATTGTG aactGGATGGCATATGAACATTATCCAACGGTCTGGAAAGTTAAGGAGTCGTCCAAGATCTTGTTTTCTAATTATGAGATACCATTAGCTCAGAACAATTACGCATTATGTAAG GTTATCAACTTTACCGGACCATTCTATGAACCACCAATCGTACTTACAACAGCAGTCAAGGACATTAAAAACAACTCCAATCCACTCTGTGCTGTAAAGGGTCCGTTAAACTCCTGGGTGGAG GAGATTAACCGTGCTTATGTTCGTGTGTGCATCAAAGACTATGCTGGAATTGATGGCCAGAGAGACAATTTGGAAGTTCATTATGTGGTTATTGGAG ATTACGATCCTTGCAAAAATTCAAGTTGCAAGTATGAAAGCAAACCAGTGGCGTTATCTTCCCAACGGTGCGATTGCGTTTGTGAAAGCAGCTGCCCGTCTTATCAAGAAGAGATGTGTGCTTCTAATGGTCGTACATTCAGAAACTTGTGCTTGCTGCAGAAAGAGATTTGCGAGACGAAAGGAAACTACACCCACTATCACCCTGGAAGTTGTGCGG GTTTTCCTTTGCAGAAAGGTAGACATCAGTTCACGAATCACCCTTCCTGGGCAGAAGATCAGTGTGAAACCATCCAATTTAAACCGTTCGTGTTTTACCCTCATCAGAAGATCTTCATACAGCTTACTATAAATCATGTGAACTACTCTGACCCAACCTATGTCCACGAAGCCACCACTCCTTGGATTGAAAGTGTGAACAGTACTCAATTCACCGCATGTGTGACCAGAACAGGAAGAAATGATTACCCATCAGATAGCTTTGCTACTGTGGATTGGGTCGCTTATCAGGGAGCTCCTCCTGGAGGAATTGCGGGCGAGAAAAAGTTTTCTCGTTGGTGGACTGGAACTAGTTGTCAGACTGTCACGTTGCCAAGC GGGAAATTCTCTTCACAACCAACTGTCTTCGTAACAGCCGAGCACTATAGATCAAGCCTGAAGCATGATGCAGGCAGTGTCTGGTTAGAAGATGTATCTGCACGTTCTTTTAAGATTTGCATCCGAGAACTGCAGAACTTTGCAGGAGTTCACGATGATATTTCTGTG AATTGGTTGGCGTTCGAGACCATACACAGACCGTTATTTTCAGAGCATAATaatgtcagctttccaaatgGGATATTACCTTCCAAGAGTAACAATTTCGCTTTTTGCCAG GACGTGAATTTTACGCGGACATACAATAACTACCCAACAGTCATAGTTACAGCCAAGCATTCTAGCGGAGGAGGGAATACATCGCCAGATTGCAACGGAATTGTCAGCTGGATTGAG TTCATCAGCAACGCAAGATTCAGAATTTGCGTCAAAGATCTATTTGTACAGCGGTTTGACCCACTAACAGTATCGTACGCGGTGTTAGCAG acatcTGCCCTGATAACTGGATCTATTTTAAAGGTTATTGCTACCAAAAAGTATCATCCTGTGATTCCTGGAGCAATAGCCAGAGCAGGTGTGCCGCATTGGGAGCCAACCTCCCCAGTGTTCACAGCCAAGAAGaaaatgtctttctgcaaaacTTACACAACGGAGAAAATGGTTGGCTTGGTTTGTCTGACATAAATAGAGAAGGAACGTTCGTTTGGAGTGATGGAACTCGATTTGACTTCCATTACTGGGCAACGAATCAACCCAATAACTTCCGTAATGAGGATTGTGTGCACACCCTTGGAACACTTCCGGCTCACAGATTCAAATGGAATGATGTCAACTGTTCAAGCTGCCATGAGTACAGCTGTAAGAAAG ATTACGACGAGTGCCAAGGCTTTTCTCACGACTGTCCAGAGTATGCGACCTGCAATAATACTGAGGGATCTTTCAATTGCTCGC GGCTAAAGCCGTGCGATTCCAGCCCATGCATTAATGGCGGAAACTGCACCAACGAAGCCGCCGGAAACTTCACTTGCCATTGGACGGGAGAAACTTGCCAGG AAATGATTGCAAAAGGTATTGAAAAGTCTGTCATGATTGGAAGCAATGCAACGTACCTGGTCCAGCTGAGAAAATGGCTCAAGCCAGTATCACAAGGCAATAGTTTCTGGAAACTCTGCTGGTGTGCTTCAAGGGACGGCTGGGCTTCTTCGACCTTTCACATTCTGTGTGATGGAAAAGGGGCAACTGTTACCATAATAAAGGTGAACCAGTACATATTTGGGGGCTATGCCAGCATATCATGGG GTTCCAGTTGTTCTTATCGTTACGATGCTACTGCTTTTTTGTTCTCCTTGCGCAACAAGCCAGGATGGGCGCCGACAAAGCTGCCACAAACGGGTCTATATAGTTCGAGAAGAACCTATTCTATTTACGACTGCAATGGACATGGTCCTACGTTTGGAGGTGGACACGATATTTACATTTCTAACCTTGCGTCATCTGGCACATCTTCGTATTCAAACCTTGGTCACGATTACGGTCCACCAGCAGGCCATGCTTACCGAAGTACTTTCGCAAGGACGTTCCTTGCTGGCACTTACCATTTCCGCCCAACTGAAGTGGAAGTTTTTTATCTCACTTCGTAG